GAATCCCCACACCCCCGGCTATTTTAGAGGCGTTAAGCCGACTTATTGAAGTTGTTGCCCAATTGAGATCCCCCGCTGGCGGATGCCCTTGGGATTTGGAGCAAACGGCTCAAACCCTGATTCCTTATGTTATTGAGGAAGCTTATGAGGTAGTGGATGCAATTCATAGTGGAGAGCAAAACGCGATCGCGGAAGAACTCGGAGATTTGCTCCTTCAAGTCGTCCTGCAAGCCCAAGTTGCCAGCGACAACAACCAATTCACCCTCGAACAAGTCGCTGAGGGAATTACCGAGAAACTGATTCGCAGACATCCCCACGTCTTCGGCGATGCAATAGCAGACAATGCCGAACAAGTGCGCCACCATTGGGAACAAATCAAAGCCGCAGAAAAAGGCGAAACCCCAGAACAAACGCAACTACTCAGTCGCAAGCTCAAACGCTACGCCCGCAGTCTCCCTCCCCTAATGGCAGGGATGAAAATCTCCAAAAAAGCCGCAGCAGCAGGATTTGAATGGGAAAATATTGACGGGGTTTGGGACAAATTCAACGAAGAATTAACCGAATTTCAAGCTGCCTTGCAAAGCGAAGATAAAGCGCACCAACAAGCAGAACTCGGTGACTTACTCTTTACGCTGATTAATCTGGCCCGTTGGTACGATCTCGATCCCTCCGAAGCACTACAAGGCACAAACCAAAGAGTGATTCAGCGCATGGAACTCATGGAAACCTTTGCCG
This region of Lusitaniella coriacea LEGE 07157 genomic DNA includes:
- the mazG gene encoding nucleoside triphosphate pyrophosphohydrolase, producing MSSVRRIPTPPAILEALSRLIEVVAQLRSPAGGCPWDLEQTAQTLIPYVIEEAYEVVDAIHSGEQNAIAEELGDLLLQVVLQAQVASDNNQFTLEQVAEGITEKLIRRHPHVFGDAIADNAEQVRHHWEQIKAAEKGETPEQTQLLSRKLKRYARSLPPLMAGMKISKKAAAAGFEWENIDGVWDKFNEELTEFQAALQSEDKAHQQAELGDLLFTLINLARWYDLDPSEALQGTNQRVIQRMELMETFAERPLSEYTLAELDRLWDRAKIQLSQEL